A single Drosophila ananassae strain 14024-0371.13 chromosome 3L, ASM1763931v2, whole genome shotgun sequence DNA region contains:
- the LOC6504187 gene encoding BTB/POZ domain-containing adapter for CUL3-mediated RhoA degradation protein 3 isoform X1, which yields MKSRVDYAADMSNDNEIALKSSKKKGVDTTGGGKAVLSCVDDLVLLQSESNCKHLHLHEKPQIMSGDQKLLLKGHSSQYVKLNVGGSLYYTTVGTLTKHNDTMLSAMFSGRMEVLTDSEGWILIDRCGNHFGIILNFLRDSTVPLPETNKEIAELHAEAKYYCITELALSCERALYAYQEPKPICRIPLITSQKEEQLLISGSSKPAVILVVQRQNNKYSYTSTSDDNLLKNIELFDKLSLRFNERILFIKDVIGPSEICCWSFYGHAKKVAEVCCTSIVYATDRKHTKVEFPEARIYEETLQVLLYENRNAPDQELMQATSSARVGSVSGTSLQQYTSDEEEERTGLARLRINKRSNPA from the exons ATGAAGTCGCG AGTGGACTATGCAGCCGATATGAGCAACGATAATGAAATTGCTTTAAAATCGTCTAAGAAAAAGGGCGTTGACACAACTGGTGGTGGAAAAGCAGTATTGAGTTGTGTTGATGATTTGGTTCTTTTACAATCTGAATCAAATTGTAAACATTTGCATCTTCATGAAAAACCGCAAATTATGTCAGGTGATCAGAAATTATTGTTGAAAGGTCATTCCTCTCAGtatgttaaattaaatgttgGTGGTAGTTTGTATTATACGACTGTTGGCACATTGACCAAACATAATGATACAATGCTGAGCGCAATGTTTAGCGGTCGAATGGAAGTGTTGACTGATTCAGAAG GTTGGATTTTAATCGATCGTTGTGGAAACCATTTCGGAATTATACTTAACTTTTTACGTGACAGCACCGTACCACTACCCGAAACCAACAAAGAAATAGCCGAACTACATGCCGAAGCAAAATATTATTGTATTACAGAGTTGGCTTTGTCGTGCGAACGGGCATTATATGCATACCAAGAACCAAAACCTATTTGTCGTATACCTTTGATAACTTCACAAAAAGAGGAGCAGCTTTTAATAAGTGGGTCGTCAAAGCCAGCGGTCATTCTGGTAGTACAGCgccaaaacaataaatattcatacacaaGTACATCAGATGACAACTTGCTTAAAAATATTGAGCTCTTTGATAAGCTATCCCTGCGGTTCAATGAGCGCATTCTGTTTATTAAAGATGTGATTGGTCCAAGCGAAATATGTTGCTGGTCCTTTTACGGGCACGCTAAAAAAGTTGCAGAAGTATGTTGTACTTCAATAGTTTATGCTACTGATCGAAAGCATACCAAGGTAGAATTCCCCGAAGCTCGTATATACGAAGAAACACTTCAAGTATTGCTCTATGAAAATCGAAATGCTCCTGACCAAGAACTTATGCAGGCTACATCTTCAGCTCGCGTGGGTAGTGTCAGTGGCACAAGCCTGCAGCAATATACAAGTGACGAAGAAGAAGAGCGAACTGGTCTGGCTCGATTACGAATTAACAAGCGCAGCAACCCagcttaa
- the LOC6504187 gene encoding BTB/POZ domain-containing adapter for CUL3-mediated RhoA degradation protein 3 isoform X2, whose product MSNDNEIALKSSKKKGVDTTGGGKAVLSCVDDLVLLQSESNCKHLHLHEKPQIMSGDQKLLLKGHSSQYVKLNVGGSLYYTTVGTLTKHNDTMLSAMFSGRMEVLTDSEGWILIDRCGNHFGIILNFLRDSTVPLPETNKEIAELHAEAKYYCITELALSCERALYAYQEPKPICRIPLITSQKEEQLLISGSSKPAVILVVQRQNNKYSYTSTSDDNLLKNIELFDKLSLRFNERILFIKDVIGPSEICCWSFYGHAKKVAEVCCTSIVYATDRKHTKVEFPEARIYEETLQVLLYENRNAPDQELMQATSSARVGSVSGTSLQQYTSDEEEERTGLARLRINKRSNPA is encoded by the exons ATGAGCAACGATAATGAAATTGCTTTAAAATCGTCTAAGAAAAAGGGCGTTGACACAACTGGTGGTGGAAAAGCAGTATTGAGTTGTGTTGATGATTTGGTTCTTTTACAATCTGAATCAAATTGTAAACATTTGCATCTTCATGAAAAACCGCAAATTATGTCAGGTGATCAGAAATTATTGTTGAAAGGTCATTCCTCTCAGtatgttaaattaaatgttgGTGGTAGTTTGTATTATACGACTGTTGGCACATTGACCAAACATAATGATACAATGCTGAGCGCAATGTTTAGCGGTCGAATGGAAGTGTTGACTGATTCAGAAG GTTGGATTTTAATCGATCGTTGTGGAAACCATTTCGGAATTATACTTAACTTTTTACGTGACAGCACCGTACCACTACCCGAAACCAACAAAGAAATAGCCGAACTACATGCCGAAGCAAAATATTATTGTATTACAGAGTTGGCTTTGTCGTGCGAACGGGCATTATATGCATACCAAGAACCAAAACCTATTTGTCGTATACCTTTGATAACTTCACAAAAAGAGGAGCAGCTTTTAATAAGTGGGTCGTCAAAGCCAGCGGTCATTCTGGTAGTACAGCgccaaaacaataaatattcatacacaaGTACATCAGATGACAACTTGCTTAAAAATATTGAGCTCTTTGATAAGCTATCCCTGCGGTTCAATGAGCGCATTCTGTTTATTAAAGATGTGATTGGTCCAAGCGAAATATGTTGCTGGTCCTTTTACGGGCACGCTAAAAAAGTTGCAGAAGTATGTTGTACTTCAATAGTTTATGCTACTGATCGAAAGCATACCAAGGTAGAATTCCCCGAAGCTCGTATATACGAAGAAACACTTCAAGTATTGCTCTATGAAAATCGAAATGCTCCTGACCAAGAACTTATGCAGGCTACATCTTCAGCTCGCGTGGGTAGTGTCAGTGGCACAAGCCTGCAGCAATATACAAGTGACGAAGAAGAAGAGCGAACTGGTCTGGCTCGATTACGAATTAACAAGCGCAGCAACCCagcttaa